TAGGCAATCATATTTCCCATCAGATGATCTCCGTATAAAATTTATAAAAAGTTAAATAAATTATAACAAACAATTCATTTTAAACAATATTATTTGTGGTTGCTGCTCTACTGGGGGACAGTAAGGAATACCTGGATTAGTAGTGTTAAAAACCCACGGTTTGGGATACAGGGGGGTTATGCCCCATAAGCATCGCCCCCTGTACTAGATTTTTAGTCTTGGGGATTAAAATTCTTGGTGTACTTTTCAGCCAGATTGCCAAAGAAGGGAAACTTGTAGTTTTCTCCCTGCTGGGTTTTCAGCACTATTACTATCCTGATTATAAGCTCTGCAATTACTACAAACCAGGCCAGCCAGCTAAACAGGCTCCACCAGCCCCATAATCCATAGGAAAATACCGATCTAACCAGGATTGCTCTTACTATAGACCCAATAATCTGCAGTACTATCCTTATGATTAAAGAGGTAAAGCCAATAATCATGGACTGCATCGCCTGAAACTTGACAAACCTGTTTTCTTTTTCCAACAGATAGATGATTAGGCCTGACAGCCAGCCCCCGTATCCATATAGCAGGATTCCAGCATGGGATACCAGTACTGCCAGCTTGGCAGGCATTCCTGTAGAACTTTTTTTATTTGCGTCCGGATGCTCTGCTGTAGGTTGTTCAGCCATTAAACTTCCTTTCTTTTCATTAATAATAGGCAGTTTTAATGATGATATTTTTGATTATACCTTATCTTAATATTATTGACAGGTATAAAATGATTAAATTAATTGATTTAATCCAAATCACTTTACTAATAACATTTTTAGTTTTTACCTATAGAACATTCTAAGATTTCCACTCTCCCTTATACTGCCTTAGTTTTAAATAAATCCGCCTGGTTATAGCCTTTGCTTTTTAAAATGTTTAATTTTTTAGTATGATATTGGGCAGTAGAAAAAAGTATGAGGCAAATCACTTCCGGTATTTGCCAAAATTATTATCTGAAAACATTGACTTAGGAGGATAAATGGCTGAATCAAATCAAGAAGAACTTAAAATGGGAGAGAAAGTAATAGGAGGACCAAGGATCTATTTCTGGGTAATCTCTATTTTAGCCGGTATCGGTACTTTTTCCCTGCTGGATGTGGGAAACTGGATGGGAAAAAATTTTCATATGGGCCCCTTTAATATACCTTTTCCCAATATGGGCCTTCCTCTTGGAGAAAATACTGGTTGGGTGTTCCTGGCCCTTTATGTAGCAGCGCTAGTAGGACTATATATGAGAAAGGGCTGGGCTGTTCCTGTAGGCAGGGCTGCCCTGGTGGTATCCATGGTAGTACTTTTTCCGGTAGGCACCATATTTGGAGCCATATTATGGAAAAGATTTAATGATCCTGTAGCTAAAAAATATCTAAACTACGGCGCCAAGCCAGAGGAAACCCCGGATAAGGAAAGCCAGGAAAAACAGGATTCTTAAATAATGAAGGTGATAAAGTAAAGGGATTAAAGCCTTACAGGGCAGATAGAAGTGATTTATTTTAAATATTAACTAAGGTAAAATAAAACCAGTCTAATATAGAAAAGAGATTATGAAAGAAATAAACATTGCCTTTATAACCGACCGGATGATAAAAGGCCATGGGGTGGATCTGGTGGTAGACCGTATGGCCGACGGCCTGGCTAAGAAAGGTTACCATACCCGGGTTTACTGCAATTACCATGATGAAACTTTTACCAGCCGGAAGTCTTATCACATAACTACTCTGCCCTATGTAAGGCCGGTTAGGAATCCCATAGTTTACGAGAGATGGATAAGGAAACTGGTCCCCTTTTTCCAGAAACGAAAAATTGACCTGTTCGTCATACAGTCCTTTCCCTTTTACAGCCTTATACCCAAATTAAAACAGCCGGTCCTGGTGGTAGACCATGGTATCATATCTACAGCAGGCATGCCTTACCGACGCAGGCTTTTTTACCGCTACCAGCAGCTGAGCCAGAACCTGTCCTATTTCCGCCAGGCTGAAAAGATTATAACTGTATCTAAGTTTCTGCTATCCTGCCTGCCGGCAAAGCTGCAGGCCAAGGCTGGCTATATTTATAACGGCTGCAACCACTATAAGTTAGCCGATATGCCTGATGATGAAAG
The DNA window shown above is from Actinomycetota bacterium and carries:
- a CDS encoding DUF4870 domain-containing protein; protein product: MAEQPTAEHPDANKKSSTGMPAKLAVLVSHAGILLYGYGGWLSGLIIYLLEKENRFVKFQAMQSMIIGFTSLIIRIVLQIIGSIVRAILVRSVFSYGLWGWWSLFSWLAWFVVIAELIIRIVIVLKTQQGENYKFPFFGNLAEKYTKNFNPQD